The following coding sequences are from one Numenius arquata chromosome 29, bNumArq3.hap1.1, whole genome shotgun sequence window:
- the LOC141476264 gene encoding retinol dehydrogenase 16-like: protein MWLYLAAALAGLYLLRRWHRERQTVPGLSEKYVLITGCDSGFGNLLARQLEARGLRVLAACLTDTGAARLRAAASPRLQTVLLDVTSSQSIAAATAWVRERVGDRGLWGLVNNAGIAIPTAPNEWLTKDDFVKVLDVNLVGLIEVTLSLLPLVKRARGRVVNVASVMGRVSFFGGGYCISKYGVEAFSDSLRLEMRHFGVKVSMIEPGYFKTQITSIENMEKTFHSIWEKVPEETKASYGQNYMKEFLVSARKMQKRCSPNLRLVTDCMEHALTSRHPRTRYSAGLDAKLLYIPLSYMPSALTDLIFSWSYPKPAQKA from the exons ATGTGGCTGTACCtggcggcggcgctggcggggCTGTACCTGCTGCGGCGCTGGCACCGGGAGCGGCAGACGGTACCGGGGCTCTCGGAGAAGTACGTGCTGATCACGGGCTGCGACAGCGGCTTCGGGAACCTGCTGGCGCGGCAGCTGGAGGCgcgggggctgcgggtgctggccGCCTGCCTGACCGACACCGGGGCCGCGCGGCTGCGGGCGGCCGCCTCGCCGCGGCTGCAGACCGTCCTGCTGGACGTCACCTCCAGCCAGAGCATCGCCGCTGCCACCGCCTGGGTCCGGGAGCGTGTGGGCGACCGAG gtCTCTGGGGGCTGGTGAACAACGCAGGGATCGCCATTCCCACCGCCCCCAACGAGTGGCTGACCAAGGATGACTTTGTCAAAGTGCTGGACGTCAACCTGGTCGGCCTCATCGAGGTGACGCTGAGCCTCCTGCCCCTGGTGAAGCGGGCACGGGGCCGGGTGGTGAATGTGGCCAGCGTGATGGGCCGCGTCTCCTTTTTCGGGGGAGGCTACTGCATCTCCAAGTATGGCGTGGAGGCCTTCTCTGACAGCCTCCG GCTTGAGATGCGCCACTTCGGGGTGAAGGTCAGCATGATCGAGCCAGGCTACTTCAAGACCCAGATCACCAGCATCGAGAACATGGAGAAAACTTTTCATTCCATCTGGGAGAAGGTCCCGGAGGAAACCAAAGCGAGTTATGGGCAGAATTACATGAAGGAGT TTTTGGTATCAGCCAGGAAGATGCAGAAGAGATGCAGCCCCAACCTGCGGCTGGTGACAGACTGCATGGAGCACGCGCTGACCAGCCGCCACCCCCGCACCCGCTACTCGGCGGGCTTGGACGCCAAACTGCTCTACATCCCCCTCAGCTACATGCCCTCAGCCCTCACCGACCTCATCTTCTCCTGGTCCTACCCCAAACCTGCCCAGAAAGCCTGA
- the NACA gene encoding nascent polypeptide-associated complex subunit alpha, translated as MPGEATETVPATEQELPQPQAETGSGTESDSDESVPELEEQDSTQATTQQAQLAAAAEIDEEPVSKAKQSRSEKKARKAMSKLGLRQVTGVTRVTIRKSKNILFVITKPDVYKSPASDTYIVFGEAKIEDLSQQAQLAAAEKFKVQGEAVSNIQENTQTPTVQEESEEEEVDETGVEVKDIELVMSQANVSRAKAVRALKNNSNDIVNAIMELTM; from the exons ATGCCCGGCGAAGCGACAGAAACCGTCCCGGCCACCGAGCAGGAGCTGCCGCAGCCGCAGGCTGAGACAG GGTCCGGAACAGAGTCTGACAGTGATGAATCCGTACCAGAGCTCGAAGAGCAAGACTCCACACAGGCTACGACGCAGCAGGCACAG cttgcagcagcagctgaaatagATGAAGAACCCGTTAGCAAAGCCAAACAGAGCCGGAGCGAAAAGAAAGCGCGGAAG GCAATGTCTAAACTGGGCCTTCGCCAGGTGACGGGAGTAACCAGAGTCACCATCCGGAAATCTAAGAACATCCTCTTTGTCATCACAAAGCCAGACGTGTACAAGAGCCCGGCGTCAGACACCTACATAGTCTTTGGTGAAGCAAAG ATCGAAGACCTGTCCCAGCAGGCCCAGCTGGCAGCTGCTGAAAAGTTCAAAGTGCAAGGAGAAGCTGTTTCAAACATCCAAGAAAACACACAAACCCCCACCGTGCAGGAGGAGAGCGAGGAAGAGGAG GTTGACGAAACCGGCGTCGAGGTGAAAGACATTGAGCTGGTGATGTCGCAGGCGAACGTGTCGCGAGCGAAGGCGGTCCGTGCCCTGAAGAACAACAGTAACGATATTGTAAATGCCATAATG GAGTTGACGATGTAG
- the PRIM1 gene encoding DNA primase small subunit → MARFEPAALPELLPVFYRRLFPHGAYGRWLGYGGVVKNYFQLREFSFTLRDDIYVRFQSFGSPQELERELQRTNPYKIDIGAVYSHRPNQHNTVHLGAFQPQEKELVFDIDMTDYDDVRTCCSSAEICSKCWTLMTIAVRVIDRALVEDLGMKHRLWVYSGRRGVHCWVCDDTVRKWSPALRAAAVEYLTLVKGGAETVKKVNISEPVHPFIRRSVSVVEKYFEAYALVGQDILGTPESWEKVLALVPEEHRELLRGEFPKKRDSVQRWELLKGRMERTRRMAGTGKSPVCYADWEIMLQYCFPRLDINVSKGVGHLLKSPFSVHPKTGRISVPLDLQRLDQFDPFAVPTISSLCHELDVASDDGEQEDSGETEPKRRTRDYKRTSLAPYVRVFEQFVEEMEHARRGELLRRSDLQGEF, encoded by the exons ATGGCGCGATTCGAGCCGGCGGCGCTGCCCGAGCTGCTCCCGGTCTTCTACCGGCGGCTCTTCCCGCACGGCGCCTACGGCCGCTGGCTCGGCTACGGCGGCg TGGTGAAGAACTACTTCCAGCTGCGGGAATTCTCCTTCACGCTGCGGGACGACATCTACGTGCGGTTCCAGTCCTTCGGCAGCCCCCAGGAGCTGGAGCGGGAGCTGCAGAGAACCAACCCCTACAAGATCGACATCGGGGCCGTCTACTCCCACCGG CCCAACCAGCACAACACGGTGCACCTGGGGGCCTTCCAGCCCCAGGAGAAGGAGCTGGTCTTCGACATCGATATGACGGACTACGACGACGTCCGGACGTGCTGCAG CTCGGCCGAGATCTGCTCCAAGTGCTGGACTCTGATGACCATCGCCGTCCGCGTCATCGACCGCGCGCTTGTGG AGGACCTGGGCATGAAGCATCGCCTGTGGGTGTACTCGGGCCGGAGGGGCGTCCACTGCTGGGTGTGCGACGACACGGTGCGGAAATGGTCCCCGGCGCTGCGGGCGGCTGCTGTGGAGTACCTGACCCTGGTGAAG GGTGGAGCAGAGACCGTGAAGAAGGTGAACATCTCTGAGCCCGTCCACCCCTTCATCAG GCGCTCGGTCAGTGTGGTGGAGAAGTACTTCGAGGCGTACGCGCTGGTGGGCCAGGACATCCTGGGCACTCCGGAGAGCTGGGAGAAGGTGCTGGCCCTCGTCCCAGAGG AGCACCGCGAGCTGCTGCGGGGCGAGTTCCCCAAGAAGCGGGACTCAGTGCAGCGCTGGGAGCTGCTGAAGGGCaggatggagcggacgcgg CGGATGGCGGGGACCGGGAAGAGCCCGGTGTGCTATGCGGACTGGGAGATCATGCTGCAGTACTGCTTCCCCCGCCTCGACATCAACGTCAGCAAAGGCGTCGGGCACTTGCTGAAGAGCCCTTTCAGCGTCCACCCCAAAACAG GTCGCATTTCGGTGCCCCTGGATCTGCAGAGGCTGGACCAGTTTGACCCGTTTGCTGTCCCCACCATCAG CTCCCTGTGCCACGAGCTGGATGTGGCCAGTGACGACGGGGAGCAGGAGGACAGCGGGGAGACGGAGCCAAAGCGGCGTACACGGG ACTACAAGAGGACGAGCCTGGCGCCCTACGTGCGGGTCTTCGAGCAGTTCGTGGAGGAGATGGAGCACGCCCGGAGGGGAGAGCTGCTCCGGAGGAGCG ACCTCCAAGGAGAATTCTGA
- the LOC141476329 gene encoding retinol dehydrogenase 16-like produces the protein MWLYLAAVLAGLYLLRRWHRERQTVPGLSEKYVLITGCDSGFGNLLARQLEARGLRVLAACLTDTGAARLRAAASPRLQTILLDVTSSQSIAATTAWVRERVGDRGLWGLVNNAGIAIPTAPNEWLTKDDFVKVLDVNLVGLIEVTLSLLPLLRQARGRVVNVASVMGRLASFGGGYCISKFGVEAFSDTLRREMRPFGVQVSIIEPGGFRTGMTDPATVVKGFERLWERLPAETRATYGRHYLETYIKSTILLHRLSSPRLSRVTGTVEHALLTRCPRSRYAAGWDARFFFLPLSYCPAWLTDAIIGLFLPVPAGGTPARP, from the exons ATGTGGCTGTACCTGGCGGCGGTGCTGGCGGGGCTGTACCTGCTGCGGCGCTGGCACCGGGAGCGGCAGACGGTACCGGGGCTCTCGGAGAAGTACGTGCTGATCACGGGCTGCGACAGCGGCTTCGGGAACCTGCTGGCGCGGCAGCTGGAGGCgcgggggctgcgggtgctggccGCCTGCCTGACCGACACCGGGGCCGCGCGGCTGCGGGCGGCCGCCTCGCCGCGGCTGCAGACCATCCTGCTGGACGTCACCTCCAGCCAGAGCATCGCCGCCACCACCGCCTGGGTCCGGGAGCGTGTGGGCGACCGAG gtCTCTGGGGGCTGGTGAACAATGCAGGGATCGCCATTCCCACCGCCCCCAACGAGTGGCTGACTAAGGATGACTTTGTCAAAGTGCTGGACGTCAACCTGGTCGGCCTCATCGAGGTGACGCTGagcctcctgcccctgctgcggcAGGCACGGGGCCGGGTGGTGAATGTGGCCAGCGTGATGGGCCGGCTCGCCTCCTTCGGGGGAGGCTACTGCATCTCCAAGTTCGGTGTGGAGGCCTTCTCCGACACCCTCAG GCGCGAGATGCGACCCTTTGGGGTGCAGGTCTCCATCATCGAACCCGGCGGCTTCCGGACGGGGATGACCGACCCTGCGACGGTGGTGAAGGGCTTCGAGCGCCTCTGGGAACGGCTCCCGGCGGAGACCCGGGCAACCTATGGCCGCCACTACCTGGAGACCT ACATCAAGAGCACCATCCTGCTGCACCGCCTGAGCAGCCCCCGCCTCTCCCGGGTCACCGGCACCGTGGAGCACGCGCTGCTCACCCGCTGCCCCCGCAGCCGGTACGCAGCCGGCTGGGATGCCCGGTTCTTCTTCCTGCCCCTCAGCTACTGCCCGGCCTGGCTCACCGATGCCATCATCGGCCTcttcctccctgtccctgccgggggGACGCCTGCACGCCCCTAA
- the ACKR5 gene encoding G-protein coupled receptor 182, which yields MAEATTAPAETHTLLNEYGDYHNWSELFHLLNYTYTFCEFSLDENIKRVILFILYLVIFVVGLVENLLVIWVNWQTRGNKSLVNLYIINMAIADLGVLLSLPIWMLEVMLDYTWLWGSFLCRFTHYFYFANMYASIFFLTCLSVDRYVSLTSSSLFWRKHQHRVRRIICACSWVLAAAIPFLEVAHMQLVNTGEPICIFMAPFETYDEWALAVSLATTTIGFLIPFPIITVFNILTARFIKRSKPESRKHCLLIYAYIVVFLVSWLPFHIMLTLLTLDGNHIILHCTFAHFLYFFYDIIDCFTLLHCVINPILYNFLSKNFRSKLISAVVKYIPKDQGSQKGADPSSSTTQHSIVITKDNNPPN from the coding sequence ATGGCTGAGGCGACCACTGCCCCCGCCGAGACGCACACTCTTCTGAACGAGTATGGGGACTACCACAACTGGTCCGAGCTGTTCCACCTCCTGAACTACACCTACACCTTCTGCGAGTTCAGCCTGGATGAGAACATCAAGCGGGTGATTCTCTTCATCCTTTACCTGGTCATCTTTGTGGTGGGCTTGGTGGAGAACCTCCTCGTCATCTGGGTCAACTGGCAGACGCGGGGCAACAAGAGCTTGGTCAACCTCTACATTATCAACATGGCCATCGCCGACCTCGGAGTGCTGCTCTCGCTGCCCATCTGGATGCTGGAGGTGATGCTGGATTACACCTGGCTCTGGGGCAGCTTCCTCTGCCGCTTCACGCACTACTTCTACTTTGCCAACATGTACGCCAGCATCTTCTTCCTCACCTGCCTGAGCGTGGATCGCTACGTGTCCCTGACCAGCTCCTCCCTCTTTTGGCGCAAGCACCAGCACCGCGTGCGCCGCATCATCTGCGCCTGCAGCTGGGTCTTGGCAGCAGCGATCCCCTTCCTGGAGGTTGCTCACATGCAGCTGGTCAATACGGGGGAGCCCATCTGCATCTTCATGGCCCCCTTCGAGACCTATGACGAGTGGGCGCTGGCGGTCAGcttggccaccaccaccatcggGTTCCTCATCCCCTTCCCCATCATCACCGTTTTCAACATCCTGACGGCCAGGTTCATCAAGCGCTCCAAGCCGGAGAGCAGGAAGCACTGTCTGCTCATCTACGCCTACATCGTGGTGTTCCTGGTCAGCTGGCTGCCCTTCCACATCATGCTCACGCTGCTCACCCTCGACGGCAACCACATCATCCTCCACTGCACCTTCGCCCACTTCCTCTACTTCTTCTACGACATCATAGACTGCTTCACCCTGCTCCACTGCGTCATCAACCCCATTCTCTACAACTTCCTCAGCAAAAACTTCCGTAGCAAGCTCATCTCCGCCGTGGTTAAGTACATCCCCAAAGACCAAGGCAGCCAGAAGGGCGCAgacccctcctcctccaccacgcagcattcCATAGTCATCACAAAGGACAACAACCCTCCCAATTAA